GTTCTCTTACTGCTTTATAAGTTCCTTAAAACTGAAAAAACACAAGAATGGCAGGATACAACATAAGCCACACTTAGATGAAACTAATATATGTGCTATTTGAAGCTAACTTCTGAACTCGTCAAAATCGAGTTTCTAAATGTGTACTGTTGCTCTGATGGTTAAGAGATAACTGAGTGGTAGGTGGAAGCCACAGTGTGGAAGGTGAAAGCTTAGCTTTCAAATTTTCCAGAAAGGGACCCTGCAAGTGCAGAACCCATATTTGGGTCTGCACAGAGACCATGTAcaacagaggtggagaacctccaGTCCATGGATCAGACTTAGCCTTTCAGGCCTCCCCCTTTCGCCTTGCAGACCATTTGGGGCAAGCCATGTCTACCTGCCCTACATCTGATGTCATCCTATTAACTGTGGGGCTTGTCCATAGCTGCCTTGTGCACCTCTCCAAATCTCTGACAACCAGCTGGTTGTCAGGAGCCTTCAAAGCACTGCACAGTGCTAAGCaggatctctctctcttcacATCAGCTGCTGCAAAGGGGGAGCAATCCTGAGTTCAGACTCAATAGGAATCTCTGGTGCACCCATTTCCAGCACTAAGTGGGATTCCCCTTACTGCTGTCCCTATCCTTTCAAACTTTTAGGAACAAACTTTAATGGGAGGGAGGggcttcagagagcagtttggcAAACCATTATCTGAAGCAGTTCCATCGCTCTTAACGTTGCTCCAgcaagggattttgacaggtAGTCAGGGCCACTCACCTGTCATATTTGGCCTGTAAGGCCACTCTTGATAagcatctggcccatggagccCAAAAGGTTCTCCACTTCTGATGTAGATGAACTTATTTTGGAATTTCTTTCTTCTTACAACTTATTCTTTGATATGAGTTGTGCTGTGGACATGACAAAGCAGAACAATGTTTTGTTGCACTCATAACTTTTAGGTGTTTGTTGTcacttttattttaatatttagcaAGCAGCAGGACCTACTGGTAAAAATGAAGAGAAGATTCAAGTATTAACTGACAAGATTGATGTACTTCTACAACAGGTAATTGTCTTGAATCATACATACAGAAATGTTTATAAAGTTGGATCAAGACGTATACTAACTTTGTTCTCTCTATTAGATTGAAGAACTAGGTTCTGAAGGAAAGGTGGAAGAGGCTCAAGGCATGATGAAACTTGTTGAACAGTTAAAAGAGGAAAGAGAGTTGCTCAGATCTACAACTTCGGTAAGTAAGAGTCCTATTTTTCTCTAGGTCTGGAAGCCCCAATAGAATACAGTCAAATAAACTTGACCTCACAAAAGCCTTATTTTTCCAGCTTGTATTCTTCCAACTTTTTGAATAAATAGATTCTTTTGATTGCCAccaaaatattttcatattttattagtAATTGAGCTTTAACCATGCATATATGAGATTAATAGCCTGTATAAAGGCAAGTCAATTTATGGGCCCAAAAAATTGGAGAATTGTTTCTAGTGGTATCGTTCCACTGGTGCaaggctctttgatccagcagaggcttTCAGAAATAGCAGgacagggaggagggggcagtTTTCACCTGTTCTTCCTTTAGCACCCCCCTTCAATTGCTCCAGAAGGTAAGAGGGGGATCTtgtccccatccctgttcttgtCCTATTAAGGGATAGAGACTATCTTAGAACTTCATTAAGGCTTTGGAATTGAAATTAACCCAGTAGAATTTAACACCATGGAAGATTATGACTTGTTTCTTATCCAATGGCAGCCTTGGGTTTAGAGGGGTTGTTTAAATGCTATATTGTGTGCAGCTGGACTAATATGCTTGTCAGTTGCTTTGCAGATAGAATTGCATGAAGGTCTATTTTAAAGGTGCACCTGCACTTGAATTATAATGCAGTTAGACCAATCTTGTGATCTGCTTTGGACATGaaattttgtgtatttttatagCAAATGGTTAGCTGCTTGCACGCCAAGGGGTAGGTTAAGAATTTGAAAAATAAGTTGTATTGTTGCTACGTAATTAAATAAAGTGTTAATGTAACTATCTGTTTTAATAAGTATCTTCTGTTTCCAGACAATTGAGAGCTTTGCAGCTCAGGAAAAGCAGATGGAAGTTTGTGAAGTCTGCGGAGCATTTTTAATCGTAGGAGATGCGCAATCCAGGGTAGATGATCACTTGATGGGAAAACAGCATATGGGTTATGCAAAAATTAAAGCTACAGTGGAAGAACTAAAAGTATGTTCAATCTGCATGTTTTTTTAGATTTGTATGTGCTTGGCATTACTGTCAACATATAGACTGTGTACGTGGCAATGCCACTATAAAAATGATTTTAGAACTGAAATACTCGGAATCTTGTGATATCAAGTAGGTGAACTTCTCAGCTTACATTCTTGAATACTACCAACAGAGAAAAGTATtgacttatttttattttcatccaTGTTACACAAAGGTTAAAGTACATACTGGCCTGATTCATGCATAtccctaagccaaaccatggctaggCAGGTACTTGCAGCAAAAATTGCAGTTGCTTCTGGTCTGCTCAGAACTACCAGGGCTCATGGTTCATTTTCTTCCAGGCAATCACAAAGCTGGGTTCATGAGTAAACTGATTTAGCACAGAATAATGTGCTTTTTGCTGTGAGTACCTGCTTGCTCATGTTTAGTTCTTGTTTGGCTTGGTATTATGTGCAAAGTGGGACAGTGTCAATTATTATTTATGGGGAATGGAAAACCAAAAATTAAGCAATATATCAGAATAGCCACTGGCATAGGAATGAGAAACTAATAAGATAAAAATATTGGATTGATATAGGTGTTTGCAGTTTAGGATCTGTTTACTGAGCTAAGAAAGACAAAAGTTGGTATTCCACAAGTTTCAGTAAAAAGCATTGACAGTCTTAGAACTGTCCCATACAAAATGTTATATGTTCATGGCACTTCTATGCATAATTTAGCTACATATTTTGATAAATGTCTCCAGATTTTAACCAACAATTAACAAGTGGTGTCTGAAATGGTTTTGCTTGGTTAATGGCCTGTTCTGTGGAGTTTTAAGCACTATACGTACACATAAATGTATACATACAATGCATCCAACTGTAGTTAGCTGAGATTCTAATCTGCCAAATCATGGTACATTTGAGGACAAGGTGTTCAGTACAATTTTGTTCTTGCATTGAGCAGGGTTCTTCAAAAATATGTTCTTTGTGTGCAGAGATACAGCCTATtgctttcattggaggtttttaagcagaggctgggtagcCATCgtgccatggatgctttcgttgagattcctgcattgtagggggttggagtagatggccctcagggttcctttcaactctacagttctatgattctatttgtatATATGTTATCATTAATGTTACCAGATAATGGAGGTGTTTTAAATTTTATCTGAAATAGACTGTTAAAGCGTGTTTCATGGTAGTGAGTATTGCCCTTTCTTAAGAAGCATTAAATCTTCCAGTAGTtttgggttcgagccccacattgggcaaaaggttcatGTATTGcaggggagttggactagatgatcttcatggTGCCTTACAgttcaacaattctatgattctgataaCCTTTCTGTAATACTTTCCTTTTTAAGGAAAAATTAAGAAAGAGAACTGAAGAGCCTGAGCGTGATGATcggttaaaaaaagagaaactagAACGTGAAGAGCGAGAGAAGGAACgtgaaagggaagaaaaggaaagaaagcgacggcgtgaagaagaagaaaaggaaaaagagcgGGCTCGTGATAGAGAGAGACGAAAGAGGAGTCGTTCACGAAGCAGACACTCAAGCAGAACTTCTGACAGGAGGGGTAGTCGGTCAAGGGACCATAAAAGATCAAGAAGCAAGGACAGAAGACGAAGCAGGTATCAGTCTGGGAAGGGGCTAAGGACATTAGATTTCTTTGAAGTTAATTGAATAAATTGAGACGGATGGTGAGTCGAGAGAACAAAGGTGTAGACTTCCTGAAAAACTGCTTGAGGTTTTCAGTACTTAAAATTCCTCACAAGTATCTGAAAACTTGGCATAAATAGGGTTTAACCAGTTTTGAGCAAACTTTGGCTTACATTTCTCAAGGCAGTTTTACACTAAGCACTTTGCAGCAAAACTGTGGTTTATATCAAAGTTTGGTTTAAGTGTGAATCTGCCTCCCCCCAATTTTGCCAATCCATATGTGGCTTCTTTTCTGCCCACACAATTCAAACAAGTCATAATAGGAGGAGTTTGAGCTGCACAGGCAGTTTCAGTTGAACTGTGATTTATCGAGTTACAGTACATGAACCAGCTCTTTGTTGCCAAATGTTTGCTATGAAACTGTCTTCAGAAGTGGAATCCAAAGTTTCTTAAAACTTTATAAGCCTTATATGTGTCAATTTTTTATGTCAAGTTTACTTGTGATAAATTTAGGGAAGTGCTTTAACTATTATTGGGGATAGTCAGCTAAATTATTGCATATGCagaatgacttctgcttgtgcaatgggacactcccccccccccggccctgtcCATTACTcacaccatccccaaatctgctccagagagttgaggGAACCATTGGAACATATCTAGGGACATGTGAGGGGGGAgaatgtcccattgtgccaggagAAATCCTTTCACTGGTGGAACGTTCACATTAGCACCAGGTTGAATTCTACCCATTCTTCTTACATTTTTAGGAGTCGAGATCGACGCAGAAGCAGAAGCCATGATAGGTCAGACAGAAAACATAGATCACGTAGCAGGGACAAAAGGCGGTCAAAGAGTCGGGATCGGAAATCTTACAAGCACAGAAGCAAAAGCAGAGAGCGAGACCAAGACAGGAAATCTAAGGAAAAAGGTCAGTTCATATGACTGGTGAAGAATAGTTTTTCTGCAGAGCTGTGCCATGATCTTCTGGTGATTGTTGCCCCCATAGATTCCTCCTGAActattaaatacaaacttttaaATACTTGATGcacctttccttctcccttccaaTACTGTAGCATATTAGTATTAGTATATTCAGAACCATGTTTTTGGTGGTGGTTGTAAAACAACCAGGAGTCAGAATTCCTGATCTGTAAATAACCCAAACATTTACCAGTCAAGCTTCATCTGCCTTCTGCCCACTTCTGCATTTTGCAGACTCAACAATACTAACAGTAAATTGGTGTGATATTTAGAGTGTTCCTGAAGACATGGTGCATAAAGATGGCATGTCACTACTGTTCCATGTTCTTACATACAGTTACTTCCCTTTGGTGAACACTTTCTCTTCAGCCTCTGTGGTTTATTATTCACCCTTgtctgcatttccaacactttagGAATATGAAAGAGCCTAATTAAATCTGTTCTTGGcttgttatttatttttcaggtattaagttaaatatgtattttttaaaatcagttctAATGAATGTAGTAGTTTTCCTTATTGTGGTGGATACTGCACTGGCTGATTTCTTGCATTAGCATATAATGGTAATCAAGTTCTAGTGCAACATGATCGACTTTAGCAAATTTTGGGCTCTCCTCCTGCAAACCTGAGATAAAGAATTCATAAGCTTCTGCTTTTAGTTAACCAGAGTTTGTCATGTTGTTTGAATATGAAATTGTGGTAAGGACTAACCTTGCTTGTGACACAGCAGCCACAGTaagcaaaagcttctgaactGTTCCTCTTGACCACACAGGAGAGGCGAGCACACAAGCCTGAAGCTCATTGTGAATCATTCCATTGTTTGTTACTTTGTCCACCCAGAAATAACATAAAACCCCTCTCTCTCAAATTAAGAATCCGTGTTAGCTTCAATTCCCATTTTTAAATGACATGCACATATATAGCCATGTAATGGGATACTTGCAAAACCTCGAAGGTCAGAGGTACACCTCTTGTCTAAAAGATGTTGGGGAAATTTCTGGCCTCTGGAACAATTTTCAGTGTAGTCTTCTCTTGAGAATAAGTATGCCTGTTTTCCAAGCCCATTATCAAAGTAACTTGGGAAATGGCCTGTTATATATGCTCCGccctaaattattttatttgatacGCTGGAATCTCCCTTCTCAGCATGTGGGTCACTTACACTGCAATCATATGCCTGTCTACTGGGAAGTAAGCCCCAAAGTTAAactgagcttactcccaggtaggtgtgtaggattgctgccttagtGGTGAACAATATGAATGTTTAGTGTTCTGCATAACGCTTTGTGGTCTCCACATTGAAAGGAAGCCTTTAAAAGCTGTCATCAGCTAGCCAGCCTCTTCAAGCTTCACTGCCTCAATTTTGGATTGTATTTCATAAATCCCTGTAAGGTCTCCTTACTAGATAGAGGCTTGGAGTTTTTTTCTGCTTTAGGCATCCTTTATATGTATAGAATGATGGTCATTGAATTAGATATGACTGCCAGTTATTCGCCTCTAGAAATATTCATTTTGGTATGttggttgtgtatttctttttattaatgCAAAGTTAAACAAATTCCTGCTCAAGGAAGTATTACCAAAGTCCCCAGGACTGTGATTAAAAAAAGCAGAGTAATGGGAATGGTACAAATATATGGTTGTGACCCAGTGAGGCAAGCCTGATGCACTCAGCTGTGTACTATTCTAAAATGTGGCATCAGAATAGGCTGCAGAGTCTATTATGGCATTCATTGGTTCTAGAGAAGACAACAGTGCTTCTTGCATAAATAGTGATCTTATTATCTCCAGGGGGTCTGCATTTAAACAATCTTGGACTGCTTCATTCTCTTCTATTCAATGCCTTTTGTCTGGATTTTCAAAGAACTGAGTTTGTGTATAAACTAATGGTTTTATAGCTTAGTAGAATACTTCACAATTTAATGGTATGCAATGCTAAATAACGTTTATCTATACCAGTAACACGGGAAGGTATCTGCCCAGAAGTCATAACCAGAATATACAGCTCATTTCCCCTTTCCCAGTCACCCTGTAACACTAAAAAGTGGTGTGACTCAACTACATTGCACACACCAGCTGAGGGTGTGTTTAAATACTATTCTTGCTATTTTCCCACTTTCTCGCCTACAACTCTTTTGGTGTTGTGATTGTGGTTACTCTTGGAATTTGACTTCCTCCCATGTCACTTGAgcattggtaaaaaaaaaatgttagtcATTGTTAAGCAGTTGTATGAATGTCTGTCCTCCCTACATGTTCTATATTCTATTCTGTTGTACTTATGAAAGCATGTTTTAAGTTTATTCAGTTAATTACACATAGGACCTTTCTGAAGAAAGCCTCAGTGAAGATAGGAGCACAGATATTATCAACTGGTCTGGTATTGAGGAACTGGAATTTTAAGCAAATCTTGCTCATTGCCTTGCATTAAATTGGAGCTTCATAGTAAGAAAATACCCCAGATCTGAGAGAAActgaacaaatacaaaataaattttcAGTTCTATTAACTTGACTGTGAAACACTCCACCCCGATTTCTGACCCTATTCAGTGAAACAGTTAAGTTTCTCTTACTTAAGCACAGCTAGTCAGTATTTGAACAGATAGCACTGCAGCATTTGTACTGTATGTGTGCCCATTTTATTTCCCTGTTTATGATCAGAAAAGCAATTTTCAAGAAATAGGTAGTAGGATTATACTCCTTGCAGATATGCTATGGGGGTCGGTAACAAATCTTTCATCAAACAGAATTATTCCTTGAGCTCTACTTACCAAATCAAAGATAAACTACTTTAGCGTAGACAAAAAAGTTTTTATCGTATAGCTTCCTATTTTAATTCACAGGCCAATAGGTCAGTAACTGTTTTACAGTTGCCAAGAAAAGCGCCTCTCTCCCCCATCTGTCCAAACTCAAAGCAATAAAACACCTTCTGGAGAATCTACATATTTTGCCCATTTAAAGGGCTGTTGAGCTCTATCGTATCTACATAGGACAGAAGATAAGCTTATTGGACTGACAGCTAGTCCTCTGCGGGGCAACAAGACTGGTGTTCCTCAGTGGATCTACATGTGAATCGGCGATACCTAATAAAGCAAAAATTGAAGACTTTCAAAAAGGTCAGTTAGTGCAACCGATCCAGGCAATTATTACATCAAACAGACACCTCTTAAGAGTTCCAAAGTTAACTGGACTTTGGTGACTGGTTTTCTCTCCGCTTCAAATATTGAGTGTTTTCCCTTAGGCAGTGGTTCCTTTGTagttcctccccacctccccttttTTGGCTGTTATCTGCATAATAAAGCTGTTCAAATTTTCTTGATGAAAGGAATTGAAACTaacttcaaaaaaatattttgtttctacaGTAGGCCATAAGTATGCCTTTCCAGAAACTTCACCCATACAGCTTTGACAGTATCTTCTGTTTGTTCCCTGTTCTTTATTCTTTGCTCTTGCATTAAATACAGCCATTCAAATAATCTAATATACTTTATCTGGATGCTTAAAGAATAATTTTGGTTCATTATGCTGATGAGAGAAATACCCCCAAGTGATTTCAGTGTACAGCATACACGGCTTACACTATATGCATGTTATATATACATAACAGCTTTAATGGGACAAAAACCTGGTAACCATGTCTGATATGAAAACTGCCCACCATAATGAGCTATGCATTGAATAAGAGAAAGACACATGGCTATcttaaatttttattttctccAGGTCAACTCATTATTCTGGCTTTACTAATTTTATTGGCAGCCAATCCATTGTCAGATTCTCTTATAGCTACCTCTGCTATTTAGAGTTACCTGTTTTCAGTGAACCAGGAGTCCCATTAACCTAGTGTCCGAATTTCAAGCAACTTTGTCAAGTTTGTAACTTGTAATTGTTTTGGACATGAAAATTAAGTGCATCTTCTTGCAAGATAGGAAAATGAAAATTGAAAACCTATTGTGCTTTGAAGGTTACTTCTTTTTGGCTCCCAGCAGTCATGGATTGTTAAATATCAGCCTGATAATGCACTTACACAGATTACTTTCTCTCTTCTTGGCAGTGGTTGGCAAGTAGGGAGACAATCCCCAATCCTGGTGAGGTGATGGGGCATAGCAGGCAAATGAAGGTAAAGGAGGTGGGAATGGGCTCTGGAAAAAGAGTGAGGGAAGAGCAGGCACTACCATTTGAGAATAGTACATGAAGCCATGGAGAAAAAGGTTTCGGGAATACGGGCTATCAAAAAGATAAGCATGCAAAtctataaaaacaatacaaaatttaAA
Above is a window of Zootoca vivipara chromosome 2, rZooViv1.1, whole genome shotgun sequence DNA encoding:
- the LUC7L3 gene encoding luc7-like protein 3 isoform X1, with amino-acid sequence MISAAQLLDELMGRDRNLAPDEKRSNVRWDHDSVCKYYLCGFCPAELFTNTRSDLGPCEKIHDENLRKQYEKSSRFMKVGYERDFLRYLQSLLAEVERRIRRGHARLALSQTQQASGQAAGPTGKNEEKIQVLTDKIDVLLQQIEELGSEGKVEEAQGMMKLVEQLKEERELLRSTTSTIESFAAQEKQMEVCEVCGAFLIVGDAQSRVDDHLMGKQHMGYAKIKATVEELKEKLRKRTEEPERDDRLKKEKLEREEREKEREREEKERKRRREEEEKEKERARDRERRKRSRSRSRHSSRTSDRRGSRSRDHKRSRSKDRRRSRSRDRRRSRSHDRSDRKHRSRSRDKRRSKSRDRKSYKHRSKSRERDQDRKSKEKEKRGSDDKKSSVKSSSREKQSEDTSMDSKEGDAKNEVNGTSEDIKSEGDTQSN
- the LUC7L3 gene encoding luc7-like protein 3 isoform X2, with product MISAAQLLDELMGRDRNLAPDEKRSNVRWDHDSVCKYYLCGFCPAELFTNTRSDLGPCEKIHDENLRKQYEKSSRFMKVGYERDFLRYLQSLLAEVERRIRRGHARLALSQTQQASGQAAGPTGKNEEKIQVLTDKIDVLLQQIEELGSEGKVEEAQGMMKLVEQLKEERELLRSTTSTIESFAAQEKQMEVCEVCGAFLIVGDAQSRVDDHLMGKQHMGYAKIKATVEELKEKLRKRTEEPERDDRLKKEKLEREEREKEREREEKERKRRREEEEKEKERARDRERRKRSRSRSRHSSRTSDRRGSRSRDHKRSRSKDRRRSRSRDRRRSRSHDRSDRKHRSRSRDKRRSKSRDRKSYKHRSKSRERDQDRKSKEKGQ